From Flavobacteriales bacterium, a single genomic window includes:
- a CDS encoding NADP-dependent isocitrate dehydrogenase has translation MKRITVAKGDGIGPEILDATLRILKAAGAQIEIDEIEIGEEVYKADHTSGIAPESWDSIRQNKVFLKAPITTPQGGVYKSLNVTTRKALGLYANVRPCRSLHPFVSTKHPDMDVVIIRENEEDLYAGIEHQQTDEVVQCLKLISRPGCEKIIRYAFEYARHHGRKKVTCFTKDNIMKQTDGLFHKVFDEIEAEYTDIENEHWIVDIGNAKLADTPEIFDVIVMPNLYGDILSDVSAQIAGSVGLAGSANIGETVAMFEAIHGSAPRRAGQDMANPSGLLQGALMMLHHIGESEAAVKIQNAWLKTMEDSVHTYDVYKEGISIQKVGTRAFAEAVIERLGQKPTKLKSEENIRRGALVPPAVKRRTPAKKELVGVDLFVDRRDVSADECGALLQRINTDSAELTMITNRGIKVWPNGFDETFWTDHWRCRFKPKNSVQMTREIIVELMDRAVKEGIEVIKTENLYTFDGVEGFSKGQGQ, from the coding sequence ATGAAGCGAATTACGGTTGCAAAGGGCGATGGAATTGGCCCGGAGATCTTGGACGCCACGCTGCGCATCCTCAAAGCGGCAGGGGCCCAAATTGAGATCGACGAGATCGAGATTGGCGAGGAAGTATATAAAGCCGATCACACTTCGGGAATCGCACCGGAGTCGTGGGATTCGATCAGACAAAACAAAGTATTCCTCAAAGCTCCGATCACCACTCCTCAAGGTGGGGTCTACAAGAGCTTGAACGTGACTACGCGGAAGGCACTCGGCCTATATGCCAATGTTCGCCCTTGCCGCAGCCTTCATCCTTTCGTGAGCACCAAACACCCCGATATGGATGTGGTGATCATCCGCGAGAACGAAGAGGATCTGTATGCTGGGATCGAGCATCAGCAGACCGATGAGGTAGTACAGTGCTTAAAGCTCATCAGCCGCCCGGGCTGTGAGAAGATCATTCGCTATGCTTTCGAATACGCTCGTCATCACGGGCGCAAAAAGGTCACTTGTTTCACCAAGGACAACATCATGAAGCAGACCGACGGACTGTTCCACAAGGTTTTCGATGAGATCGAGGCCGAATACACCGACATCGAAAATGAACACTGGATCGTGGACATCGGCAACGCGAAATTGGCCGATACTCCGGAGATCTTCGACGTGATCGTGATGCCGAATCTGTACGGGGACATCTTGTCCGATGTCTCGGCTCAGATCGCCGGATCGGTCGGACTCGCCGGGTCGGCGAATATCGGAGAAACGGTAGCCATGTTCGAGGCTATTCACGGGTCGGCGCCACGCCGCGCCGGTCAGGACATGGCCAACCCGAGCGGGTTACTGCAAGGGGCGCTGATGATGCTTCACCACATAGGTGAGTCTGAAGCCGCTGTGAAAATTCAAAACGCCTGGCTCAAGACCATGGAGGATAGTGTGCATACTTACGATGTCTACAAAGAAGGAATAAGTATTCAGAAGGTCGGAACCCGAGCCTTCGCCGAAGCGGTGATCGAGCGGTTGGGACAGAAACCAACAAAGCTGAAGTCCGAAGAGAATATCCGGCGCGGAGCCTTGGTGCCTCCCGCAGTTAAACGAAGAACACCGGCCAAGAAGGAATTAGTAGGGGTCGATTTGTTCGTCGATCGCCGCGATGTGTCGGCCGACGAATGCGGGGCTTTGCTGCAACGAATCAATACCGATTCAGCAGAACTCACCATGATCACGAACCGCGGCATCAAGGTATGGCCAAACGGCTTCGACGAGACTTTTTGGACCGATCATTGGCGCTGTCGGTTTAAGCCGAAGAACAGTGTACAAATGACTCGTGAGATAATTGTGGAACTGATGGATCGAGCGGTGAAGGAGGGAATTGAAGTCATAAAAACAGAGAACCTGTACACCTTTGATGGAGTAGAGGGATTCTCGAAAGGACAAGGACAATAA
- a CDS encoding LysR family transcriptional regulator gives MNYSLQQLRVFECIARLGSVTAAAKELHLTQPAVSLQLKSLQDAFDLPLTERIGRGLHITPFGRDIAQVAENILREVDEINYRALQHNSLLAGKLSIMTVSTGKYVMPYFLTAFMRAHPGVELSLDVTSRSAVLDELAHSALDFALVSILPDSLPVKHITLMKNELFLVGRPDGIDPNKGGDEILRTDPLLFREQGSGTRSTMEEYLGFRDIPFRKGLELTSNEAVKQALLAGLGFSVMPLIGIRQELEQGLLKIIPVTDFPLTTSWRLIWRIDKKLSPVAKAYLEFVNEHKDSIINEYFKASK, from the coding sequence ATGAATTATTCATTGCAGCAACTTCGGGTATTCGAGTGCATCGCACGTTTGGGAAGTGTTACGGCCGCGGCGAAAGAGCTGCACCTCACCCAGCCCGCGGTATCGCTTCAGCTCAAGAGTCTGCAAGATGCCTTCGACCTGCCATTGACAGAGCGCATCGGCCGAGGCTTGCACATCACTCCTTTCGGTCGCGATATCGCCCAGGTGGCCGAGAACATCCTGCGTGAAGTCGACGAGATCAACTACCGCGCACTCCAACACAACAGCCTCCTGGCCGGTAAACTTTCGATCATGACCGTCTCCACCGGGAAATACGTGATGCCCTACTTCCTTACGGCCTTTATGAGGGCTCATCCGGGGGTGGAACTTTCCCTCGACGTTACGAGTCGGTCCGCGGTCCTCGACGAACTCGCTCACAGCGCGCTTGACTTCGCCCTGGTATCGATCTTACCGGACAGCCTGCCAGTAAAGCACATCACCCTCATGAAGAACGAGCTCTTCCTTGTGGGGCGTCCCGATGGCATAGACCCCAACAAGGGTGGTGATGAGATCCTCCGTACCGACCCACTCCTCTTCCGCGAACAGGGCAGCGGAACCCGATCGACCATGGAAGAGTATCTTGGATTCAGAGACATCCCCTTCAGGAAAGGGCTCGAACTCACCTCGAACGAAGCGGTGAAACAGGCACTCTTGGCCGGACTCGGATTTTCCGTGATGCCGCTCATCGGCATACGGCAAGAACTCGAACAAGGGCTCCTCAAGATCATTCCGGTAACGGACTTTCCACTCACCACCTCCTGGCGACTCATCTGGCGAATAGACAAGAAGCTATCGCCGGTCGCTAAAGCCTACCTCGAATTCGTGAACGAGCACAAAGACTCCATCATTAATGAGTACTTTAAAGCCTCCAAATAA
- a CDS encoding DUF1697 domain-containing protein yields the protein MLYIAFLRGINVSGQKKIKMAKLRQKLSECGFGEVHTYIQSGNLALRADAQPSDLERALKDCIAQHYGWDVPVVVRTVDEMKSILAQIPFKGKKYLLERIYFALLHEAPSSEAVEDLTGVDFSPEEVIVQQKTVYLYSPDGAGKSKLNNNFLERKLKVSATTRNLYTMQKMIALCEEL from the coding sequence ATGCTCTACATCGCTTTCCTTCGCGGCATCAACGTCAGCGGCCAAAAGAAGATAAAAATGGCCAAACTCCGTCAAAAGCTTTCGGAATGCGGGTTTGGCGAGGTCCACACCTATATTCAGAGTGGGAATCTGGCCCTACGGGCCGATGCGCAACCGAGCGACCTCGAAAGGGCTTTGAAGGATTGCATCGCCCAACACTACGGCTGGGATGTACCTGTAGTCGTACGGACCGTTGATGAAATGAAGTCCATACTCGCCCAAATACCCTTTAAAGGAAAGAAATACCTGCTCGAGCGCATTTACTTCGCTCTTTTGCATGAGGCTCCGTCCTCGGAAGCCGTCGAAGATCTAACCGGAGTCGATTTCTCTCCCGAAGAGGTGATCGTGCAACAAAAGACCGTGTATCTCTACAGCCCTGATGGAGCAGGCAAATCAAAGTTGAACAACAACTTTTTAGAGCGGAAGCTCAAGGTCAGCGCTACGACGAGGAACCTTTATACCATGCAAAAAATGATAGCATTGTGCGAGGAGCTCTGA
- a CDS encoding DNA polymerase III subunit alpha, whose translation MLNNHTYYSLKYGVMSEQDLLEQAQIHGFKTLALTDINNTSAALNFVRIAHRYGVRPVLGIDFRRGADQHFVALAHDNDGWYELNRFLSPFLVHETDRELPDRAPAFEHVSVIYPFAKAPTKLRPNEYVGIGPRDLNKLTFSPFNGRMDKLVALHTATFRHKRDYNAHRLLRAIDNNALLSKLPKSEEAHPDDRFLDKQQLRAAYNGHEYLLEKAEALLEHCSISFSFGINNNLKRLADTAEEDFAQLRKLTYEGVKYRYKNPDDALFDRIQMELDIIEQKDYTSYFLISWDLIHYAKSKGYFHVGRGSGANSVVAYCLGITDVDPIELDLYFERFINLYRENPPDFDLDFSWTDRDDVTHYLFNKYGRERTTLLATYITFQFKSVLRELGKVFGLPKHEIDSLQQKVKYNGRLDEIEQLVLRYSQYIHGFPSHLSVHAGGILISERPVHYYTATYVPPKGFETTHFDMVIAEDMGLYKFDILSQRGLGHIRDTLDEVKRNRGVDLDIHDIPGFKKDPAIKELLRVGRTMGCFYVESPAMRQLLHKLGTDDYSGLVAASSIIRPGVSQSGMMREYILRHRFPEKRKEAHPVMQEIMPDTYGVMVYQEDVIKVAHYFAGLTLGEADVLRRGMSGKYRSREEFARAREKFFSNCREKGYGEELTAEVWRQTESFAGYAFAKGHSASYAVESYQSLFLKAHYPLEFMVGVINNFGGFYRTEFYVHEARMGGANICAPCVNKSRHETTIYGHDLFLGFQHMKSLEQRMIRQLLAERNAAGPFTDLEDFLRRISISLEQLRLLVRVGAFRFTGKSKKELLWEAHMHLSKGKSKPRKHELFEIRQKKYDLPPLNGCDHEAAFDELEIIGFPLVAPYELLKTPPKNKLGASGLPEFFGKRIEVYGYLVTIKDTKTKSGKRMHFGTWVDQNGLFIDSVHFPPQAEKHPFKGRGIYRIAGKVTEEFGCYAIDCKELEKLPYVEDPRYA comes from the coding sequence GTGCTGAACAACCACACATACTACAGCCTAAAATACGGTGTCATGAGCGAGCAAGACCTGCTCGAACAGGCGCAAATACACGGATTCAAGACCCTGGCGCTGACCGATATCAACAACACCTCGGCAGCCCTCAACTTCGTCCGCATTGCCCACCGCTATGGGGTTCGACCCGTACTCGGCATCGACTTCCGCCGCGGGGCCGATCAGCACTTCGTGGCCCTGGCTCACGACAACGACGGCTGGTACGAGCTCAACCGCTTTCTCTCGCCCTTTCTCGTGCACGAAACCGACCGCGAGCTACCCGATCGCGCCCCGGCCTTCGAGCACGTTTCGGTCATTTACCCCTTCGCCAAAGCACCGACCAAACTCCGCCCCAACGAGTACGTGGGGATAGGCCCGCGCGACCTCAATAAACTTACTTTCTCGCCCTTCAACGGGCGGATGGACAAGCTCGTCGCACTACACACCGCTACGTTTCGCCACAAACGCGACTACAACGCTCACCGACTCCTGCGCGCGATCGATAACAACGCGCTGTTGAGCAAACTCCCCAAGTCCGAAGAGGCTCACCCCGACGACCGCTTTCTCGACAAACAACAGCTGCGCGCGGCCTACAACGGACACGAGTACCTGCTCGAAAAGGCCGAAGCCCTGCTCGAGCACTGCAGTATCTCGTTCTCTTTCGGCATCAACAACAACCTCAAACGTTTGGCCGATACCGCCGAAGAAGACTTCGCCCAACTCCGCAAACTCACCTATGAAGGAGTAAAATACAGGTATAAGAATCCCGACGATGCACTGTTCGATCGCATCCAAATGGAGCTCGACATCATCGAGCAAAAAGACTACACTTCGTACTTCCTCATCAGTTGGGACCTCATACACTACGCCAAAAGCAAGGGCTATTTTCACGTGGGGCGGGGGAGTGGTGCCAATAGCGTCGTAGCCTACTGCCTCGGCATCACCGATGTCGATCCCATAGAACTCGACCTGTACTTCGAGCGGTTCATCAACCTCTATCGGGAGAATCCGCCCGATTTCGACCTCGACTTCAGCTGGACCGACCGCGATGATGTCACCCACTACCTCTTCAATAAGTACGGGCGCGAACGCACGACCTTGCTTGCCACCTACATCACCTTCCAGTTCAAATCGGTCCTGCGCGAACTGGGTAAGGTGTTCGGACTCCCCAAACACGAGATCGACAGTTTACAGCAAAAGGTGAAGTACAACGGTCGGCTCGATGAAATTGAACAGCTTGTACTCCGCTATAGCCAATACATCCACGGCTTCCCGAGCCACTTGAGCGTGCACGCGGGCGGAATCCTCATCTCTGAACGACCCGTACATTACTACACGGCCACCTACGTGCCGCCCAAGGGTTTTGAGACCACCCATTTCGATATGGTGATTGCCGAAGATATGGGACTGTACAAATTCGATATCCTGAGTCAGCGCGGACTCGGCCATATTCGCGATACGCTCGATGAGGTCAAGCGGAATCGAGGAGTAGACCTCGACATCCACGATATTCCCGGATTCAAGAAAGATCCAGCCATCAAAGAACTCCTGCGCGTGGGCCGAACCATGGGCTGCTTTTACGTGGAGTCGCCCGCCATGCGCCAGTTGCTGCACAAACTCGGTACCGATGACTATTCGGGACTGGTTGCGGCCAGTTCGATCATACGCCCCGGAGTCAGCCAAAGCGGCATGATGCGCGAGTACATTCTGCGCCACCGCTTTCCCGAAAAGCGCAAAGAAGCCCATCCGGTAATGCAGGAGATCATGCCCGACACCTACGGGGTCATGGTGTACCAGGAAGACGTGATCAAAGTGGCACATTACTTTGCCGGACTCACTTTGGGCGAAGCCGACGTGCTGCGCCGCGGCATGTCGGGCAAGTACCGTTCCCGCGAGGAGTTTGCCCGCGCGCGCGAAAAATTCTTCAGCAACTGCCGCGAAAAAGGCTACGGCGAAGAACTGACCGCCGAAGTGTGGCGGCAGACCGAAAGCTTTGCCGGCTACGCCTTCGCCAAGGGCCACTCGGCCAGTTACGCCGTCGAAAGCTATCAGAGCCTCTTCCTTAAAGCGCATTATCCGCTGGAATTTATGGTCGGTGTCATCAATAACTTCGGCGGCTTTTACCGCACCGAATTCTATGTTCACGAGGCGCGCATGGGCGGAGCCAATATATGCGCGCCTTGTGTGAACAAGAGCCGGCACGAAACCACCATCTATGGCCACGACCTCTTCCTCGGGTTTCAACACATGAAATCGCTCGAACAGCGCATGATCCGGCAGCTCCTGGCGGAGCGTAACGCGGCCGGACCCTTTACCGATCTCGAAGATTTTCTCCGGCGTATCTCCATATCGCTCGAGCAGCTGCGCTTGCTCGTGCGCGTCGGCGCCTTCCGCTTTACCGGCAAATCGAAAAAAGAACTCCTTTGGGAAGCCCACATGCACCTCAGCAAGGGCAAGTCGAAACCCCGCAAACACGAGCTGTTCGAGATTCGACAAAAGAAGTACGACCTGCCCCCACTCAACGGATGCGACCACGAAGCGGCATTCGACGAATTGGAGATCATCGGCTTTCCGCTCGTAGCGCCCTATGAACTGCTGAAAACACCTCCCAAAAACAAACTCGGAGCAAGTGGCCTGCCCGAATTCTTCGGCAAACGCATAGAGGTCTACGGTTACCTGGTGACCATTAAAGACACCAAGACCAAGAGCGGTAAACGTATGCACTTCGGTACATGGGTCGACCAAAATGGTCTATTCATCGATTCGGTGCACTTCCCGCCGCAGGCGGAAAAACACCCCTTTAAAGGACGTGGTATCTACCGCATCGCCGGAAAGGTCACCGAGGAGTTCGGCTGCTACGCCATCGATTGCAAGGAGCTCGAGAAGCTGCCTTATGTCGAGGATCCGCGATACGCTTAA
- the dinB gene encoding DNA polymerase IV: MKEKNIVHLDLDTFFVSVERLLNSELVGKPVIIGGSSDRGVVASCSYEARKFGIHSAMPMRQAKMLCPDAIYLRGNSMNYSKYSDLVTEIIKEEVPLYEKSSVDEFYADLTGMDRFFGCYQFVCELQQKITRESGLPISFGLSTNKTVAKVATSEGKPHGHMHIIRGAEKPFLAPLSVRKIPMIGAVTYRQLRDLGVEFIRTLQNMPLELVERVFGKHGRIMWLKANGVDDSPVIAYHERKSISTERTFQRDTIDVHKLHDLLVAMTESLAYQLRRGNKLTACITVKIRYSDFNTHSLQARIPYTASDHVLIEKAKELFYKLYNRRLLVRLIGVRMSHLVGGGHQINLFEDTEEMMNLYQAMDKMRHRFGEGSVKRAVSMGARTIGRMHNPFDGRPPELLANRKS; the protein is encoded by the coding sequence ATGAAAGAAAAGAACATCGTTCATCTCGATCTCGACACTTTTTTTGTGTCGGTCGAACGCCTCCTCAACTCCGAACTGGTGGGCAAACCGGTCATCATCGGTGGCTCCAGCGACCGCGGGGTAGTGGCCTCGTGCAGCTACGAGGCCCGCAAGTTCGGCATCCATTCGGCCATGCCCATGCGGCAGGCCAAAATGCTGTGTCCCGACGCCATTTACCTGCGCGGAAACTCTATGAACTACAGCAAATACTCGGACCTCGTCACCGAGATCATCAAAGAAGAGGTGCCGCTGTACGAGAAGAGTTCGGTCGATGAGTTTTACGCCGACCTCACGGGTATGGACCGCTTTTTTGGGTGCTACCAATTCGTGTGTGAGCTGCAGCAAAAGATCACCCGTGAATCGGGCTTGCCCATTTCGTTCGGGCTCAGCACCAACAAAACCGTCGCCAAGGTCGCTACCAGCGAAGGCAAGCCACACGGACACATGCACATCATCCGCGGAGCTGAAAAACCCTTCCTGGCGCCTTTATCGGTCCGCAAGATCCCCATGATCGGCGCCGTGACCTACCGCCAGCTGCGCGACCTCGGCGTGGAGTTCATCCGCACGCTGCAAAACATGCCCCTTGAGCTCGTCGAGCGGGTCTTCGGCAAACACGGACGCATCATGTGGCTCAAGGCCAACGGAGTCGATGACAGTCCGGTCATCGCCTACCACGAGCGTAAGTCGATCTCCACCGAGCGCACCTTTCAGCGCGATACCATCGACGTGCACAAACTGCACGATCTGCTCGTGGCGATGACCGAAAGTCTGGCTTACCAACTGCGTCGAGGTAACAAACTCACGGCCTGCATTACGGTCAAAATCCGCTATTCAGACTTCAACACCCACAGCCTCCAGGCCCGAATTCCGTATACAGCCTCCGACCACGTACTCATCGAAAAGGCCAAGGAACTCTTTTACAAGCTGTACAACCGTCGCCTTCTGGTCCGACTCATCGGCGTGCGTATGAGTCACCTCGTGGGGGGCGGACACCAAATCAACCTGTTCGAAGACACTGAAGAAATGATGAACCTCTATCAGGCTATGGACAAAATGAGACACCGCTTCGGCGAAGGATCGGTCAAACGAGCGGTCAGCATGGGCGCTCGGACCATCGGACGTATGCACAACCCCTTCGACGGCCGACCGCCGGAATTACTCGCCAACCGAAAGAGTTAG
- a CDS encoding helix-turn-helix domain-containing protein — translation MDFGSNLQLLRKRQHLSQQDVARELNVSRSSLSTYELGTVEPPYSTLLKLAKFYRLSVDVLLREDLSKWSEQKISAWQQEADIAGQKLRVLTTTVGSDNEENIELVDTKAKAGYTTGFADPEYIASLPTFRLPFLNGQRKYRAFSITGDSMPPVPDGSIVIGEFVQDWNAISDGQECIVLTLDEGIVFKKVFIEPQGLLLVSTNPTYELYLVPFNEVREVWRFTHYISDALESDFGSDGVWTQAIRNLQREVAEIKANQNGLLT, via the coding sequence ATGGATTTCGGATCGAACCTACAGCTCCTTAGAAAGCGTCAGCACCTGTCGCAGCAAGACGTTGCACGCGAATTGAACGTTTCGCGATCGTCGTTGAGCACCTATGAATTGGGCACGGTGGAGCCGCCCTACAGCACGTTGTTGAAGCTGGCCAAATTCTACCGTTTATCGGTAGATGTGTTGTTGCGCGAAGACCTGTCGAAGTGGAGTGAGCAAAAGATCTCGGCGTGGCAGCAGGAGGCCGATATCGCCGGGCAAAAGTTAAGGGTATTGACCACCACCGTGGGCTCGGACAACGAAGAGAATATCGAGTTGGTCGACACCAAGGCCAAGGCGGGGTATACGACCGGTTTTGCCGACCCGGAGTACATTGCCTCGCTACCGACCTTTCGCCTACCCTTCCTGAATGGTCAGCGCAAGTACCGCGCCTTCTCTATTACCGGGGACTCTATGCCGCCCGTACCGGATGGGTCCATCGTCATTGGGGAGTTCGTGCAGGACTGGAACGCCATATCAGACGGACAAGAATGCATTGTACTCACGCTGGATGAGGGAATTGTATTCAAAAAGGTGTTCATCGAGCCGCAAGGCTTATTGCTCGTTTCTACGAATCCGACCTACGAACTCTACTTGGTCCCCTTTAACGAAGTGCGCGAAGTATGGCGGTTCACGCATTATATCAGCGACGCCTTGGAGTCGGATTTTGGGAGTGATGGGGTTTGGACTCAGGCGATCAGAAATTTGCAAAGAGAAGTGGCAGAAATCAAGGCAAATCAAAATGGTTTACTAACTTAA
- a CDS encoding tetratricopeptide repeat protein — translation MNKMLRYSLLSIALLATSFTGWSQNRDAYLAGIQGCLDRNNKACAIVAIKKCIEVFPDDPDNARLYAQLGGYYEDLNQVPKALEIYEEGLNSFPTDPQLLSAKASGLSAMGYYSEAVELYSSVLKENPKDRSARLGRAEMYINASELDKAIMDLEYVLREDSGNDPNVVRLLAEIELEKDNFDEAMNYCNQLIVAEPQNALAYEQRARIFMEKGNAVAGLIDINRSIDLDKERVSPYLTKGKILEALDRKSEICGVAQVAKKNGIAEASIGNLMVHCP, via the coding sequence ATGAACAAAATGCTACGTTATTCACTTCTTTCCATCGCGTTGCTGGCCACCTCATTTACGGGTTGGTCACAGAATCGCGATGCTTATTTGGCCGGAATCCAAGGCTGCCTGGATCGCAACAACAAAGCTTGTGCGATCGTGGCGATCAAGAAATGTATCGAGGTGTTTCCGGACGACCCCGACAATGCTCGTTTATACGCCCAATTAGGTGGCTATTACGAAGACCTGAATCAGGTTCCAAAAGCGCTGGAAATCTATGAGGAGGGCTTGAATAGTTTTCCGACCGACCCACAATTGCTTAGCGCCAAGGCCAGCGGGTTATCAGCCATGGGTTACTATAGCGAGGCAGTTGAGTTGTACTCCAGCGTACTCAAAGAAAACCCCAAGGATCGATCGGCCCGCTTGGGTCGCGCTGAGATGTACATCAACGCCAGTGAGCTCGATAAGGCTATTATGGACCTCGAATACGTATTGCGCGAAGATAGCGGTAACGACCCCAATGTGGTGCGGCTATTGGCGGAGATCGAATTGGAGAAAGACAATTTTGACGAGGCCATGAATTATTGTAACCAACTGATTGTAGCAGAACCTCAGAATGCGTTGGCGTACGAGCAGCGCGCACGCATTTTTATGGAGAAGGGGAATGCAGTCGCAGGCCTCATCGACATCAACCGTTCCATCGATCTCGATAAAGAGCGGGTGAGCCCCTACTTGACCAAAGGCAAAATTTTGGAAGCTCTGGATCGCAAAAGCGAAATTTGCGGCGTGGCACAGGTTGCTAAGAAGAACGGCATTGCCGAGGCGAGCATCGGAAACCTGATGGTTCATTGCCCTTGA
- a CDS encoding class I SAM-dependent methyltransferase codes for MSKLSIDFSFINRYFVPKSYTRHAEYRRGRALNNKEAGKSPKHTDIINYLVSKKDDPNYLEIGVNDPRYNFNLINASQKHSVDPGVEFKQNPVDFQLTSDEFFAKLSKGEILNPEIRFDLIFIDGLHLAHQADRDIANALKFIQDDGFIVIHDCNPATEWHAREFFQYNFTPAGKAWNGTTWKAFMKWRYDSSVFSCCIDSDWGVGIISKSIPIGKSIENTNPFYEFRVFEENRKEYLNLVTFEEFEHLVDMQ; via the coding sequence ATGAGCAAACTCTCAATAGACTTTAGTTTCATTAATCGCTATTTCGTACCGAAATCCTATACGCGACATGCGGAATATCGAAGGGGAAGAGCCCTTAATAATAAAGAGGCTGGAAAGTCACCTAAGCATACCGACATTATTAATTACCTAGTTTCTAAAAAAGACGATCCTAACTATCTCGAAATAGGTGTCAATGACCCCAGGTATAACTTCAATTTGATCAATGCCTCTCAAAAACATAGTGTTGATCCGGGAGTTGAATTCAAACAAAACCCTGTGGACTTTCAACTAACGAGCGATGAGTTTTTCGCGAAGTTATCGAAGGGAGAAATTCTAAATCCAGAAATCCGATTTGACTTAATTTTCATCGATGGTCTTCATTTGGCGCATCAGGCCGATAGAGATATTGCAAATGCACTGAAATTCATTCAGGATGATGGATTTATTGTCATACACGATTGCAATCCAGCAACGGAATGGCATGCCAGGGAGTTCTTTCAGTACAACTTTACGCCGGCCGGAAAAGCTTGGAATGGAACCACTTGGAAAGCTTTTATGAAGTGGCGGTATGACTCTTCCGTATTCTCCTGTTGCATCGATTCCGACTGGGGTGTAGGGATCATTTCGAAGAGCATCCCTATCGGCAAGAGTATTGAAAACACAAATCCGTTCTACGAATTCAGGGTATTTGAAGAGAACCGGAAGGAATATTTGAACTTGGTAACTTTTGAGGAGTTCGAGCATTTAGTCGATATGCAGTAG